A section of the Microbacterium sp. MM2322 genome encodes:
- a CDS encoding large exoprotein has translation MGEQVMGGGVIVLVAVLLWLLYLLPSWHSRYQYQAAERNAVRLNQALRVFAETSETPGEVRLELNARTALAQQKLARRVQAEKESVGLEAARAELAAAKAQAAIDRELAKADRRRAAADAEAAREKARADAAIARERAIAEAAAARALPAVRRARARRRVRFAASILGIVALAAAGFGGYLGAVGAGWTLLAAGAVGAVSSLIVLARMNTVARRAASRIVATEVVREATALQDVALDSERVEWTPRTLPRPLTASAGSRAAALLDASDAREALRHAAVEEALRERVAQAAPPSIDTARRTRAAEVAFAGPADDERIEAHVRDLLTRRAAGQ, from the coding sequence ATGGGTGAGCAGGTGATGGGTGGCGGGGTGATCGTCCTCGTTGCCGTCCTCTTGTGGCTGTTGTACCTCCTGCCGTCGTGGCACAGCCGGTATCAGTACCAGGCCGCCGAGCGGAACGCCGTGCGTCTGAACCAGGCACTCCGTGTGTTCGCGGAGACGAGTGAGACACCGGGCGAGGTCCGCCTCGAACTGAACGCCCGCACCGCCCTGGCTCAGCAGAAACTCGCGCGCCGCGTGCAGGCCGAGAAGGAGAGCGTGGGCCTCGAGGCCGCGCGCGCCGAGCTCGCCGCCGCGAAGGCGCAGGCCGCCATCGACCGTGAACTCGCGAAGGCCGACCGTCGCCGCGCCGCCGCGGATGCGGAAGCCGCGCGAGAGAAAGCCCGAGCGGATGCCGCAATCGCCCGCGAACGTGCCATCGCCGAAGCTGCCGCTGCTCGTGCTCTGCCCGCCGTCCGTCGTGCGCGTGCGCGCCGCCGCGTCCGGTTCGCGGCGTCGATCCTGGGCATCGTGGCGCTCGCCGCTGCCGGATTCGGTGGCTATCTCGGTGCGGTGGGCGCCGGCTGGACCCTGCTCGCAGCCGGTGCTGTCGGCGCGGTCTCGAGCCTGATCGTGCTCGCCCGGATGAACACCGTCGCCCGACGCGCGGCATCCCGAATCGTCGCGACCGAGGTCGTCCGCGAGGCCACCGCCCTGCAGGACGTCGCGCTCGACTCGGAGCGCGTGGAATGGACTCCGCGGACGCTGCCGCGCCCGCTCACCGCGTCCGCAGGCTCGCGTGCAGCAGCTCTGCTCGACGCGTCGGACGCCCGCGAAGCGCTCCGTCACGCGGCCGTCGAAGAGGCCCTGCGGGAGCGCGTCGCGCAGGCCGCGCCGCCCTCCATCGACACCGCTCGACGCACCCGCGCCGCCGAAGTCGCCTTCGCCGGACCGGCCGACGACGAGCGCATCGAAGCACACGTTCGAGACCTTCTCACGCGCCGCGCAGCGGGGCAGTGA
- a CDS encoding GNAT family protein — protein MDGPVVRAHGPISIRLVRPRDAKSLQTELEQNRSWLRQWEATSPDGPISLDMRSGVRRLLQQYRDGSGVPFVMEYDGEVTGQLNVWGIARGSLSSATIGYWVSERFAGRGITPTSVALATDVCFEDLRLHRMEICIRPENTKSLRVVEKLGFRYEGLRRRYIHIDGEWRDHYAFALVREEVREGVLNRWLAGRAPADAASIPPSDR, from the coding sequence ATGGACGGGCCCGTCGTGCGCGCGCACGGCCCGATCTCCATCCGACTCGTACGCCCGCGTGACGCGAAGTCCCTGCAGACCGAGCTCGAGCAGAACCGTTCGTGGCTGCGGCAGTGGGAAGCGACGAGCCCCGACGGTCCGATCTCGCTCGACATGCGCAGTGGCGTCAGGCGGCTCCTGCAGCAGTACCGCGACGGCTCTGGTGTGCCGTTCGTCATGGAGTACGACGGCGAGGTCACCGGTCAGCTGAACGTGTGGGGGATCGCACGCGGATCGCTGTCGTCGGCCACCATCGGCTACTGGGTGAGCGAACGCTTCGCGGGCCGCGGCATCACACCGACGTCCGTCGCGCTCGCGACCGACGTGTGCTTCGAGGATCTGCGGCTCCACCGCATGGAGATCTGCATCCGTCCCGAGAACACCAAGAGCCTGCGCGTCGTCGAGAAGCTCGGGTTCCGCTACGAGGGACTGCGTCGCCGGTACATCCACATCGACGGGGAGTGGCGTGATCACTACGCCTTCGCTCTCGTCCGTGAAGAGGTGCGCGAGGGCGTGTTGAACCGATGGTTGGCCGGGCGAGCGCCGGCGGATGCGGCATCCATTCCGCCGTCAGACCGTTAA
- the galU gene encoding UTP--glucose-1-phosphate uridylyltransferase GalU, translating to MSAQRIKAVIPAAGLGTRFLPATKAMPKEMLPVVDKPAIQYVVEEAVSAGIDDVLIILGRNKNNISNHFDSVPELESNLSKKGDHEKLKRVQDSSVMADIHFVRQGEPKGLGHAVLRARSHVGDSTFAVLLGDDLIDARDVLLEKMIEQNQKTGLTVIALMEVSPDHIHMYGAAAVEETDETDVVRVTGLVEKPKKEDAPSNYAIIGRYVLTPGVFDVLEHTAPGKGGEIQLTDALQELASTEGVLGVVFRGRRYDTGDRADYIKAIVQLALDREDLGAELRPWLKDFASGL from the coding sequence ATGTCTGCGCAGCGCATCAAGGCCGTCATCCCCGCCGCCGGTCTGGGGACCCGCTTCCTTCCCGCCACGAAAGCGATGCCGAAGGAGATGCTGCCCGTCGTCGACAAGCCGGCGATCCAGTACGTGGTCGAGGAGGCCGTGTCGGCTGGCATTGACGACGTGCTCATCATTCTGGGGCGCAACAAGAACAACATCTCGAATCACTTCGACTCGGTTCCCGAGCTCGAGTCGAACCTTTCGAAGAAGGGCGACCACGAGAAGCTCAAGCGGGTGCAGGATTCCTCGGTCATGGCCGACATCCACTTCGTCCGCCAGGGTGAGCCCAAGGGGCTGGGACACGCCGTCCTCCGTGCCCGCTCCCACGTCGGGGACAGCACCTTCGCGGTGCTCCTCGGAGACGACCTGATCGACGCGCGCGACGTTCTCCTCGAGAAGATGATCGAGCAGAACCAGAAGACCGGGCTGACCGTGATCGCGCTCATGGAGGTCTCGCCGGACCATATCCACATGTACGGCGCTGCAGCAGTCGAAGAGACCGACGAGACCGACGTCGTTCGGGTCACCGGACTCGTCGAGAAGCCGAAGAAGGAGGACGCTCCCTCCAACTACGCCATCATCGGCCGTTACGTGCTGACCCCGGGCGTGTTCGATGTCCTCGAGCACACGGCGCCCGGTAAGGGTGGCGAGATCCAGCTGACCGACGCACTCCAGGAGCTCGCCTCGACCGAGGGCGTTCTCGGTGTCGTCTTCCGGGGTCGCCGCTACGACACGGGCGACCGTGCGGACTACATCAAGGCCATCGTGCAGCTCGCTCTCGATCGCGAGGACCTGGGTGCGGAGCTCCGGCCGTGGCTGAAGGACTTCGCATCGGGCCTCTGA
- a CDS encoding 5-formyltetrahydrofolate cyclo-ligase, producing MTGPLDTEKRALRAELRERRQQRSAAALEEAATGVRAQLDALVTAHGVRSMSCFLSTTTEPGTREFIAAAVARGIRVLLPVTRADGLLDWAVAEEEGDTAEGLFGLPEPVGELLSPVAVNDVDLLVIPAAAVDRTGMRLGWGRGYFDKTIGSMEKCPPVYAVIFDSELVDTVPREVHDQPVSGVVTPTRTVLLPTR from the coding sequence ATGACCGGCCCGTTGGACACTGAGAAGCGCGCCCTTCGCGCCGAGCTCCGCGAACGCCGACAGCAGCGCTCGGCAGCTGCGCTCGAAGAAGCTGCCACCGGCGTCCGGGCTCAGCTCGACGCCCTCGTCACAGCCCACGGCGTCCGGTCCATGTCGTGCTTCCTCTCCACCACGACCGAGCCGGGCACGCGCGAGTTCATCGCCGCGGCGGTGGCCCGCGGCATCCGTGTGCTCCTTCCCGTCACCCGCGCCGACGGGCTTCTCGACTGGGCCGTCGCCGAAGAAGAGGGCGACACCGCCGAGGGCCTGTTCGGGCTTCCCGAACCGGTCGGCGAACTGCTGAGCCCCGTCGCGGTGAACGACGTCGATCTGCTGGTCATCCCGGCTGCCGCCGTCGACAGGACCGGGATGCGGCTGGGCTGGGGACGCGGCTACTTCGACAAGACCATCGGCTCGATGGAGAAGTGCCCGCCCGTCTACGCCGTCATCTTCGACTCCGAGCTCGTCGACACCGTCCCGCGCGAGGTGCACGATCAGCCCGTCTCGGGGGTCGTCACCCCCACGCGAACCGTCCTTCTTCCCACCCGCTGA
- a CDS encoding FmdB family zinc ribbon protein — translation MPTYAYACTACGHRFDAVQSFSDSALTECPECGGLLRKQYGSIGVTFNGSGFYRTDSRPSSGSASSGESSSSSTSSKSSEASASPASAGS, via the coding sequence ATGCCCACCTACGCCTATGCCTGCACTGCGTGCGGTCACCGTTTCGACGCCGTCCAGTCGTTCTCCGACTCCGCACTCACCGAGTGCCCCGAGTGCGGCGGACTCCTTCGCAAGCAGTACGGGTCGATCGGAGTGACCTTCAACGGGTCGGGCTTCTACCGCACCGACTCGCGTCCGTCGAGCGGGTCCGCGTCCTCTGGCGAGAGCTCCTCTTCTTCGACATCATCGAAGTCATCCGAAGCATCCGCTTCGCCCGCCTCGGCGGGATCATAA
- the mscL gene encoding large conductance mechanosensitive channel protein MscL: MIQGFKDFIMRGNVIDLAVAVVIGGAFTAIVTAIVDSIITPLIALFYKPGDNGEVGPQFRGLHGDLVTFPLGNLLTAIISFFAVALVVYLVFVVPMNKWKERQAAKAGVVEEAAKLPTEAELLIQIRDLLEQQRGTAAPTRSTEPPSPSI, translated from the coding sequence GTGATCCAGGGCTTCAAAGACTTCATCATGCGCGGCAACGTCATCGACCTGGCGGTCGCGGTCGTCATCGGCGGTGCGTTCACCGCCATTGTGACGGCAATCGTGGACAGCATCATCACGCCGCTCATCGCGCTTTTCTACAAGCCCGGGGACAACGGAGAGGTCGGCCCGCAGTTCCGCGGCCTGCACGGCGACCTCGTGACATTCCCGCTGGGAAACCTGCTCACCGCGATCATCAGCTTCTTCGCGGTCGCGCTCGTCGTCTACCTCGTGTTCGTCGTGCCGATGAACAAGTGGAAGGAACGCCAGGCCGCGAAGGCCGGCGTCGTCGAAGAGGCGGCGAAGCTCCCGACCGAGGCCGAGCTCCTCATTCAGATCCGCGACCTGCTCGAGCAGCAGCGCGGCACCGCGGCTCCGACGCGCTCGACCGAGCCGCCGTCGCCGTCGATCTGA
- a CDS encoding AAA family ATPase produces the protein MPAVTPADVTLSDPEVLVMHAAVPERKRLREEAAQLGGASTLLHFRDDGDAGIDITKAHPGSLPQFITGRPTLLSNMFRDEVALRTARLAAERITSKDVELRTARGLDTVHLAIGMASWRIGSTSCLAPVLLRPLTIRRHHADFDLRLHGNFRVNPELVTAARIHFGVDLDGDALATLAYDGGVFQPQPVIDRLRALTAHVPTFTVQPRLVVSTFADVASDMERDAVDLDHPVLNALAGHPADRERFSFVRPQPDAVGPDDRTPASDRLLLDADAEQEAVLARITEGQSLAVHTLPGTGGTQTVINAVGELVRSGKRVLVVSARRSTLDGVRHRLTGIGLPGLAVSPTRLHRDLIRAIGRNEKAEQPKVAEVDDALVRLRTVLRDYRAALTQRHASVGVSPLEALRELTRIAEHEPQPSATTRFDLATVQRLATRRVEAAEALAASARLGEFRIGPDDSPWYGVAFSTTDEARAAHALAGRLHRTEVPGLLERGYELIGQTRMRPFTTIAEMGSYVQLLQGIRASLDRFSPTVFERPLTDLIAAHSSRRDSAQMTPANRRRLRRLSKEYVRPGMHVTDMHEALLRVQNQRAQWQQLVDAGVTPEIPIGLDDVAAAWQRVNADLGELDGVLGRDGGLASLPIPQLLRTLAGLAAASDVFDNLVERAALRSELAQLGLEPLLMELSTRHVPESEVASEFEYAWWRSALEAMLRSDRALLGANTSVLDRLERDFRLVDEAHAASSGPLLASELAKRWRIAIVDEPRQAASLKAALRGGTASASELVASAPALMRVLAPVWLASPYEVPHVPDHPDFDVVIIADAAALCLAEATPALRRARQVVVFGDPVTQKPTPFRLWSGRGEDSEGPEVPFDEASVFGRLSELLPMETLTRSYRAGGEDLAELVNDAFYGGAISSLPWAGSYLGRGSLSVDYVEGGTGAPNPETGAVESPDAEVARVVTLVVEHAINRPGESLMVVTASARHAERVRAAVATAFAGRSDVAEFVGRETAEPFAVLGLEESVAESRDRVIFSLGFGLTKHGRVLSDFGDLSTPDGERLLTVGMTRARRSMVIVSSIRPSAFDEGRLAHGAATLMSILGRIAARGRDARLEDLADPLTLTLAQHLRSLGVSVDVHYRGGQLPLVAQYKGKAVVADLDPESTHDSLRETLRRRPQLLRRLGWHYVRVHAFDVYNDPAAVALRIAGVIGVQPETPSAHGSTQPIDVD, from the coding sequence ATGCCCGCGGTGACCCCGGCGGACGTGACCCTGTCCGACCCCGAGGTCCTCGTCATGCACGCCGCCGTCCCCGAGCGCAAACGCCTCCGCGAGGAAGCGGCGCAGCTCGGCGGCGCATCGACACTGCTCCACTTCCGCGACGACGGCGACGCCGGCATCGACATCACGAAGGCGCATCCCGGCAGCCTGCCCCAGTTCATCACGGGACGACCGACGCTCCTGTCGAACATGTTCCGTGACGAGGTGGCCCTGCGCACCGCTCGACTGGCGGCGGAACGCATCACCTCGAAGGACGTCGAACTGCGGACGGCTCGGGGGCTCGACACCGTCCACCTTGCGATCGGTATGGCGTCGTGGCGGATCGGCAGCACGAGCTGCCTCGCGCCCGTCCTGCTGCGCCCTCTCACGATCCGCCGCCACCACGCGGATTTCGACCTTCGTCTGCACGGCAACTTCCGCGTCAATCCCGAGCTGGTCACCGCGGCCCGCATCCACTTCGGCGTCGACCTCGACGGCGACGCGCTCGCCACCCTCGCCTACGACGGCGGCGTCTTCCAGCCGCAGCCGGTCATCGATCGCCTTCGCGCGCTGACCGCGCACGTGCCGACGTTCACGGTGCAGCCGCGCCTGGTCGTCTCGACCTTCGCCGACGTGGCGTCCGACATGGAACGGGATGCCGTCGATCTCGACCACCCCGTGCTCAACGCCCTCGCCGGCCACCCCGCCGACCGTGAGCGGTTCTCCTTCGTGCGCCCTCAGCCCGACGCCGTCGGCCCCGACGACCGGACGCCCGCCTCGGACCGGCTCCTCCTCGACGCCGACGCGGAGCAGGAGGCCGTCCTCGCCCGGATCACGGAGGGGCAGTCGCTCGCCGTCCACACCCTTCCCGGTACTGGCGGCACGCAGACGGTGATCAACGCCGTCGGCGAGCTCGTGCGGTCGGGCAAGCGCGTCCTCGTCGTCAGCGCTCGCCGCTCGACGCTCGACGGCGTGCGTCACCGTCTCACGGGCATCGGACTCCCGGGACTCGCCGTCTCGCCGACGCGCCTTCACCGCGACCTGATCCGTGCGATCGGTCGCAACGAGAAAGCCGAGCAGCCCAAGGTCGCCGAGGTCGATGACGCTCTGGTGCGACTGCGCACGGTGCTCCGGGACTACCGCGCCGCGCTCACCCAGCGTCACGCTTCAGTCGGCGTCTCTCCGCTCGAGGCCCTCCGCGAGCTCACCCGCATCGCCGAGCACGAGCCGCAGCCGTCCGCCACGACGCGGTTCGACCTGGCGACCGTGCAGCGGCTCGCGACGCGCCGCGTCGAGGCCGCCGAGGCCCTCGCCGCATCCGCTCGTCTGGGCGAGTTCCGCATCGGACCGGACGACTCGCCCTGGTACGGCGTCGCCTTCTCGACGACGGATGAGGCGCGCGCCGCTCACGCCCTCGCCGGGCGTCTGCACCGCACCGAAGTGCCGGGCCTCCTCGAGCGGGGCTACGAACTCATCGGGCAGACGCGGATGCGGCCGTTCACGACGATCGCCGAGATGGGCTCGTACGTGCAGCTGCTGCAGGGCATCCGCGCGTCGCTCGATCGCTTCAGCCCGACGGTGTTCGAGCGCCCCCTCACAGACCTCATCGCGGCGCATTCGTCGCGGCGCGACTCCGCGCAGATGACTCCCGCGAACCGGCGGAGACTGCGTCGGCTGTCGAAGGAGTACGTGCGTCCCGGCATGCACGTCACGGACATGCACGAGGCGCTGCTGCGGGTGCAGAACCAGCGCGCGCAGTGGCAGCAGCTCGTCGATGCCGGAGTCACGCCCGAGATCCCCATCGGGCTCGACGACGTCGCGGCCGCCTGGCAGCGAGTGAACGCCGACCTCGGCGAGCTCGACGGCGTACTCGGCCGGGACGGTGGACTCGCTTCGCTGCCCATCCCACAGCTCCTCCGGACCCTCGCGGGCCTCGCCGCGGCATCCGATGTGTTCGACAACCTCGTCGAGCGCGCAGCTCTTCGCAGCGAGCTCGCCCAGCTGGGTCTCGAGCCGCTGCTCATGGAGCTGTCCACGCGTCATGTTCCCGAGTCTGAGGTCGCGAGCGAGTTCGAATACGCCTGGTGGCGTTCCGCGCTCGAGGCGATGCTGCGCTCGGATCGCGCGCTGCTCGGTGCGAACACCTCCGTGCTCGACCGGCTCGAGCGCGACTTCCGCCTCGTCGACGAGGCCCACGCCGCATCCTCGGGCCCGCTGCTCGCGTCGGAGCTCGCCAAGCGGTGGCGGATCGCCATCGTGGACGAGCCGCGCCAGGCCGCGTCGCTCAAGGCCGCGCTCCGCGGCGGAACCGCGTCGGCGTCGGAACTCGTCGCGTCGGCTCCGGCCCTCATGCGCGTGCTGGCTCCGGTGTGGCTCGCCTCGCCGTACGAGGTGCCGCACGTGCCCGATCACCCCGATTTCGACGTCGTCATCATCGCCGATGCGGCCGCGCTCTGCCTCGCCGAGGCGACTCCCGCGCTCCGCCGCGCGCGCCAGGTCGTCGTGTTCGGCGACCCCGTGACGCAGAAGCCCACCCCGTTCCGACTGTGGTCGGGGCGCGGCGAGGACTCGGAGGGGCCCGAAGTGCCCTTCGACGAGGCGAGCGTCTTCGGCCGGCTCAGCGAGCTGCTGCCCATGGAGACGCTGACCCGCAGCTACCGCGCCGGTGGCGAGGACCTCGCCGAGCTCGTCAACGACGCGTTCTACGGCGGCGCGATCAGCTCGCTGCCCTGGGCGGGGTCCTACCTCGGCCGCGGCAGCCTCAGTGTCGACTACGTCGAAGGCGGTACCGGCGCACCGAACCCCGAGACAGGTGCCGTGGAGAGCCCGGACGCCGAGGTCGCCCGCGTGGTGACCCTGGTCGTCGAGCACGCGATCAACCGTCCCGGTGAATCCCTCATGGTGGTCACGGCCTCCGCCCGCCACGCCGAACGGGTGCGCGCCGCCGTCGCGACCGCGTTCGCCGGGCGCTCCGATGTCGCGGAATTCGTTGGCCGCGAGACCGCGGAGCCGTTCGCGGTGCTCGGGCTCGAAGAGTCCGTGGCCGAGAGCCGCGATCGCGTCATCTTCTCGCTCGGGTTCGGGCTGACCAAGCACGGCCGCGTCCTCAGCGACTTCGGCGACCTGTCGACCCCCGACGGCGAGCGTCTGTTGACGGTCGGGATGACGCGGGCCCGCCGCTCGATGGTGATCGTGTCATCGATCCGTCCCTCCGCCTTCGACGAGGGACGCCTCGCGCACGGCGCCGCGACGCTCATGTCGATCCTCGGGCGCATCGCCGCCCGTGGACGCGACGCGCGCCTGGAAGACCTCGCCGACCCGCTCACCCTGACCCTCGCCCAGCATCTCCGGAGCCTCGGCGTCTCGGTCGACGTGCACTACCGCGGGGGACAGCTGCCACTCGTCGCGCAGTACAAAGGCAAAGCCGTCGTGGCCGATCTCGACCCCGAGAGCACACATGACAGCCTGCGCGAGACGCTCCGCCGTCGGCCGCAGCTGCTGCGCCGTCTCGGCTGGCACTACGTGCGCGTGCACGCCTTCGACGTGTACAACGACCCCGCCGCGGTCGCGCTGCGCATCGCGGGCGTCATCGGCGTGCAGCCCGAGACGCCGTCCGCGCACGGGTCGACCCAACCGATCGATGTCGACTGA
- a CDS encoding methylated-DNA--[protein]-cysteine S-methyltransferase, giving the protein MTFATYSVHPTPIGEALSVTTDEGLVALSVLDGPAYAEIARLSLLLHTVPLEDDGPAASLGEEIDEYFAGERRTFSAALDWRLTAGFTRRALEAIAEVPYGETASYAEVAIAAGAPRAHRAVGTACARTPWSIVLPAHRVIRSDGSMGEYGGHPERKRFLLDLEERVVSAS; this is encoded by the coding sequence ATGACGTTCGCAACCTACTCGGTGCACCCGACACCGATCGGCGAGGCCCTCTCGGTGACGACCGACGAGGGCCTCGTCGCGCTCTCCGTCCTCGACGGTCCCGCCTACGCCGAGATCGCGCGGTTGAGTCTGCTCCTCCACACGGTTCCGTTGGAGGACGACGGGCCCGCGGCATCCCTGGGGGAAGAGATCGACGAGTACTTCGCCGGCGAGCGGCGGACGTTCTCGGCGGCGCTCGACTGGCGCCTCACGGCGGGGTTCACCCGCCGTGCACTCGAAGCGATCGCAGAGGTGCCGTATGGGGAGACGGCTTCCTACGCCGAGGTGGCGATCGCGGCAGGCGCGCCACGGGCGCATCGCGCGGTGGGGACCGCGTGCGCCCGGACGCCGTGGTCCATCGTGCTGCCCGCGCATCGGGTGATCCGCAGTGACGGCTCGATGGGCGAATACGGCGGGCACCCCGAGCGCAAGCGGTTCCTCCTCGACCTCGAGGAGCGGGTCGTGAGCGCGTCGTGA
- a CDS encoding sodium:solute symporter family transporter — MTPVLLAAAPASAAENNPVLNISIFGAFVAVTLFIVIRASRNNKTAADYYAAGRSFTGPQNGFAIAGDYLSAASFLGIVGAIAINGYDGFLYSIGFLVAWLVALLLVAELMRNTGKFTMADVLSFRLAQRPVRLAAAITTLAVCFFYLLAQMAGAGGLVSLLLGITEQIGQSIVVAVVGVLMIVYVLIGGMKGTTWVQIVKAFLLIGGAIVMTIWVLAINGFSLDTLLESAVQKSATDPQDAILGPGLQYGANPWDFISLAIALVLGTAGLPHVLMRFYTVPTAKEARRSVVWAIWLIGLFYLLTLVLGYGAGAIVGSETIKAAPGGVNSAAPLLAAALGGPVLLGFISAVAFATILAVVAGLTITAAASFAHDIYANVVKKGNVPPDGEVKVARRTVVVIGILAILGGIGVQGQNVAFLVALAFAVAASANLPTILYSLFWRKFTTRGAVWSMYGGLATAIILIVLSPVFWGTETSVFKNVGMAIWPLNNPGIVSIPVGFILGWLGSVTSRKAEDATKAAEMEVRSLTGYGAEKAVDH, encoded by the coding sequence ATGACCCCCGTCCTGCTCGCCGCAGCCCCTGCCTCCGCGGCCGAGAACAACCCCGTCCTCAACATCTCGATCTTCGGCGCCTTCGTCGCGGTGACGCTGTTCATCGTCATCCGCGCGAGCCGCAACAACAAGACGGCCGCCGACTACTACGCGGCCGGTCGATCGTTCACCGGACCCCAGAACGGGTTCGCCATCGCCGGTGACTATCTGTCGGCGGCATCCTTCCTGGGCATCGTCGGCGCCATCGCGATCAACGGCTACGACGGCTTCCTCTACTCGATCGGCTTCCTCGTCGCGTGGCTCGTCGCGCTGCTGCTGGTGGCCGAGCTCATGCGCAACACCGGCAAGTTCACGATGGCCGACGTGCTGTCGTTCCGCCTGGCGCAGCGTCCCGTGCGCCTCGCGGCCGCGATCACGACGCTCGCGGTCTGCTTCTTCTACCTGCTCGCGCAGATGGCCGGTGCCGGCGGGCTCGTCTCGCTGCTCCTCGGCATCACCGAGCAGATCGGGCAGTCGATCGTCGTCGCCGTCGTCGGTGTGCTGATGATCGTGTACGTGCTCATCGGCGGCATGAAGGGCACGACCTGGGTGCAGATCGTCAAGGCGTTCCTCCTCATCGGCGGTGCCATCGTCATGACGATCTGGGTGCTCGCGATCAACGGCTTCAGCCTCGACACGCTGCTCGAGTCGGCCGTGCAGAAGTCGGCGACAGACCCGCAGGACGCGATCCTCGGCCCGGGCCTCCAGTACGGCGCGAATCCGTGGGACTTCATCTCCCTCGCCATCGCGCTGGTGCTCGGCACCGCGGGACTCCCGCACGTGCTGATGCGCTTCTACACGGTGCCGACCGCGAAGGAAGCGCGGCGTTCGGTGGTGTGGGCGATCTGGCTGATCGGTCTCTTCTACCTGCTGACGCTGGTCCTCGGCTACGGAGCGGGCGCCATCGTCGGATCCGAGACGATCAAGGCCGCACCGGGCGGGGTCAACTCGGCCGCACCGTTGCTCGCCGCAGCGCTCGGCGGACCGGTCCTGCTGGGCTTCATCTCAGCCGTGGCCTTCGCGACGATCCTCGCGGTCGTCGCCGGCCTCACGATCACCGCCGCGGCATCCTTCGCCCACGACATCTACGCGAACGTCGTGAAGAAGGGGAACGTGCCGCCGGACGGCGAGGTCAAGGTCGCCCGTCGCACGGTCGTCGTCATCGGTATCCTGGCGATCCTCGGTGGCATCGGCGTGCAGGGCCAGAACGTCGCGTTCCTGGTCGCGCTCGCCTTCGCGGTCGCGGCATCCGCCAATCTGCCGACGATCCTGTACTCCCTCTTCTGGCGGAAGTTCACGACCCGCGGCGCGGTGTGGAGCATGTACGGCGGCCTCGCGACCGCCATCATCCTCATCGTTCTGTCGCCCGTCTTCTGGGGAACCGAGACGAGCGTGTTCAAGAACGTCGGGATGGCGATCTGGCCGCTCAACAACCCGGGCATCGTCTCGATCCCGGTCGGCTTCATCCTCGGGTGGCTCGGGTCGGTGACCTCCCGCAAGGCGGAGGACGCCACTAAAGCCGCCGAGATGGAGGTGCGCTCGCTGACCGGCTACGGCGCCGAGAAGGCGGTCGACCACTAG
- a CDS encoding DUF485 domain-containing protein yields MSSQSPHGGVEGSAIDYVAVERSPRFVELKKKHRSVVFPLAVLFLIWYFVYVLLSSFAPDFMAQEVFGHITIGLLLGLGQFVTTFAITMGYVAFANRTLDPISSEIRADLESQESR; encoded by the coding sequence ATGTCGTCCCAGTCCCCGCACGGAGGCGTGGAAGGGAGTGCCATCGACTACGTCGCGGTCGAACGATCGCCCCGTTTCGTCGAACTGAAGAAGAAGCATCGCAGCGTCGTCTTCCCGCTCGCGGTCCTCTTCCTCATCTGGTACTTCGTCTACGTCCTGTTGTCGTCCTTCGCCCCCGACTTCATGGCGCAGGAGGTGTTCGGTCACATCACGATCGGCCTGCTCCTGGGCCTCGGTCAGTTCGTCACGACCTTCGCCATCACGATGGGCTACGTCGCGTTCGCCAACCGCACGCTCGACCCGATCTCCTCCGAGATCCGTGCCGACCTCGAGAGCCAGGAGTCGCGATGA